GGTTACTTTATATAAACAATCAATTAAACAAGAATTCTTTTATCGCCAGGACCAACTTCGACTAGAATCCACAATGCAATCTAGAATACGGGTGTACGAAAGTGGCCGTTCCGAACAGGTTTATTACGATCCCATTATGGAAAACAATATCCTGCTCTATCTGTAGTGATGATGAATAATTTTTTATCTGCATCCAGGATTATGACCCAGATTTGCCACCGGAGCTAGCGGCTGTGACTGGTCATCCAGACATCTCTGCTGACAGTCGCAATAAAACGGATAACAGCCATACAGATTTTAGTGCCCAAGGAAGAGGTCCGGCAAACGTGCGGACACCAGTGGTATTGAGTTTGCCTCCATCTCTAGAATCTTACACCTGATTCATGTTTGCTTTTGAATCTGTTTTGTCGTTGTATGGTTTCTCATATTATGGGCTTATTATGGGCGTAAGATAGACCATTACTTAAGATTATTGACGTATCATGTTGTCTGTATGCCACATATTGGTGTTCCCCCACAATCTATaaagagtttttttttataGTTATCGGCAACAGAGCAAACACGAATTTATACCATTAACAACCATCCATCTATGTGTTGTTTTCCTGTTTAACTACTAGTACACGGGTTTGATCCTACAAAATCAATACATATTCCATAGCGTTTTCTTCGCTTGGAGGCTTGGACACGTGCGGGTGTTAATGTTTGGTCCTCGGAGTAtttttcttgtagttttggatgCATGCTGTTtatttttcttcaatcttcattATTCTGTGCCAACATATTTGCATTATGTAGTGATGTGAGTTTGCTTTTTCAGATGACAGGGAGACCTATACAAGttgaaactaattatacagaccGGTTTCCATCTGTTGATTCACGCCCACATCGAATGCGTGAATCAGATTCTGTTATTGAGGTAAAATGTTTTCATGATCAGATCCATGTTTTATCTGTTCCGTGTGGAAACATGTTATGCTGTTTGGATTCCATGTTAGTTAATCATCAGGCACTCTTAACATTTCCTTGCCTTTTAGATTGTGTGCCAGGGCCGTGATTCAATGGATGATGAGACAGTGGACCAAACTGAAAAGGATTCTCAAGGAGGTAATAAAGGAGTCCATGATGTTGAGGAGGGAAAGTCGTATCCATCGGATAAGATTAATAATTCTGGCTATAACTCATATTCGGTGATAAAGACAGAACATAAGAGACAGCTACCAGTTTCATCTGAAAGTGATATGTTATCCACGGATGTCAATGCTCATTCCCCTCCCAGCTACAAAACAAGAGTGTTCTCCTCGTGGATCAATGTATGCCGTACTTGTTGAAATATGCAATAGGATATCACAAAAATATTTGGTTCATGTTTTTATGACTCTTATCTGTTGGTGTTATTTCCTTGATGAGGTCGTTGCACACACTGCTCATCTTACTCATAGATTCTCATTTTACGCTTATCATATTTAAACAAACCAATCAATTGTGCTGCCTGCTGTAACATTGCTGCTCTGTTTGGGAGCGTAGCTGGGCTCAAAGTTATTGGGGGTAGGACAGCGGTTATGGCTACAGCTGAAACATCTGAAGCCAAAAGAGCGAACTGATTTGGGCAACTAAAATTTGGACCTGAAAGAACCTTCTTAATTGTGTCATGTGGTGATTCAAGTTCGAGATGCATGCACAACATGGATGTGCAGCAGCGCAAGGATCAAACCAGGCCTATTTGCAGATTAGTTAGTGGGTTTGCATGTTTAGCCTGTTGGGTTGGCTTTAGGAGATTTGGTTTACTAGGATTGATTAGCTTGTTAGGAACCTTGGGAGATTGATCAGGAGATGTCATCAG
The sequence above is drawn from the Sorghum bicolor cultivar BTx623 unplaced genomic scaffold, Sorghum_bicolor_NCBIv3 super_1676, whole genome shotgun sequence genome and encodes:
- the LOC8155568 gene encoding FIP1[V]-like protein, which gives rise to MEIPGADISDFFNFGLDEEKWKDFCKQLDQLRLESTMQSRIRVYESGRSEQDYDPDLPPELAAVTGHPDISADSRNKTDNSHTDFSAQGRGPANVRTPVMTGRPIQVETNYTDRFPSVDSRPHRMRESDSVIEIVCQGRDSMDDETVDQTEKDSQGGNKGVHDVEEGKSYPSDKINNSGYNSYSVIKTEHKRQLPVSSESDMLSTDVNAHSPPSYKTRVFSSWINVIERKLTGSELYSRN